A segment of the Cutaneotrichosporon cavernicola HIS019 DNA, chromosome: 6 genome:
tcccccttcctcccaagTCACGCTACCTCAAGCCTACTTTCCTTTCGACTCATTCTCTTTCATTTTCCCATTTCCCACTTcccaccctctcctcctctccttcacACACTTTTTCTCATTCCTACTCGGCTTCTCTAAGTCATTCCTCATCCCCGACTACTCAACTACTCGACTCTTTCTTCTCAATCTCCCTTCCTTCACCATGGCCCCCAAGGGCGGTGCTGCAGCCCCACCAGAGGCTATCTCCTCCCCCGCTCCCCCAGACGCGCCGTCGACTATCGCGACCGACCCTCATCCAACGGTCCGCGTCAACAAATCGCACGTCGCCGAGATTAAGACCGCTCTCGACGACATTGTAAAGGAGGTGCGTAACCTAGGCGTGCTCCCATCTGAGTATACGATGCTGACCACCAGCACCTCGTTCAACAGGCATTCACACCATCACACATGCACACAAACGTGCACCTCACGCTCGGATACGCCTCGGTTATCTTCGCCCTCGGATGTTCGCTTTACGCGTACAAGATGGACTTTGAGGAGAGCAAGCCCGCGCTTTGGGTTGCTGTGGTGGGGTACTTTGGCTTCCAGGGTGCGCTGTGGGCATGGAAGCGGTgggttgagcgcggcgaggtgtTCCGTGGGCGCAGGAGGCGGATTGTGAAGCGCGTGAGTGTTGCGAGTGTGCGCAGCCAAGCTGCTGCGTGCGAAGCAATGTAACATGGCTGACAACGCAGATTGAGACCGACCACATCCAGATCATTACATCAACCACGCTCCATCACCCGCCTGCCCCAGTGCTCAGTGTGTCGCCGGACTCGCGACCCACGTCTCCTACCTCGCCCACGACGCCGTCCCTttcgccctcctcgtctaTCTCGGGtctctcttctcctccgcgcACACCGACGTCCGGCATGAACCCGCACCCCCGCGGGCCGACGTACCTCGTGCACCTGACGCTGTCCACCACCTCGAACAGCGGCAAGAGCCTGATACATAAGGCGCGTGTTGTGAGCGGCAAGCCGattggcgaggtcgtcgacgaggacgggggAGTCGAGGCTGGCGAAGTCACGCGCTGGATCACGACGCTGCTCAACGATGCCGGcatggtcggcgtcgaggaggaaggctTCAAGGAGGAGTAACGCGCGTAGGTCGCGCATCCATGCACCCGCCACCCGTCCACATACGCTGTATCGTCGCCTATTCCCAGTCCGCTCTTCGCCTTTGACGATCCTATTCGATGCATcacgacgcgtcgtcgcgcccgCCATTATCAAAATCGTTCCGCACGCCGCACATGACCTAGATCTACTCTGATAATGCTGCCAAGCGACCAGC
Coding sequences within it:
- a CDS encoding uncharacterized protein (Microsomal signal peptidase 25 kDa subunit (SPC25)) — encoded protein: MAPKGGAAAPPEAISSPAPPDAPSTIATDPHPTVRVNKSHVAEIKTALDDIVKEHLVQQAFTPSHMHTNVHLTLGYASVIFALGCSLYAYKMDFEESKPALWVAVVGYFGFQGALWAWKRWVERGEVFRGRRRRIVKRIETDHIQIITSTTLHHPPAPVLSVSPDSRPTSPTSPTTPSLSPSSSISGLSSPPRTPTSGMNPHPRGPTYLVHLTLSTTSNSGKSLIHKARVVSGKPIGEVVDEDGGVEAGEVTRWITTLLNDAGMVGVEEEGFKEE